In Bacteroidota bacterium, a single genomic region encodes these proteins:
- the rpsQ gene encoding 30S ribosomal protein S17 codes for MERNLRKERVGVVTSNKMEKSIVVEIMRQVKHPIYGKIVKKTSRFVAHDEKNDCNIGDTVKIMETRPLSKNKCWRLVEIIERAK; via the coding sequence ATGGAAAGGAATCTCAGAAAAGAACGCGTTGGTGTTGTAACCAGCAATAAAATGGAAAAATCCATTGTTGTTGAGATCATGCGCCAGGTGAAGCACCCGATCTACGGTAAGATCGTGAAAAAAACTTCCAGGTTCGTTGCTCATGACGAAAAAAACGATTGTAATATCGGAGATACGGTAAAAATCATGGAAACCCGTCCGCTGAGCAAGAACAAATGTTGGAGATTAGTTGAAATCATTGAAAGAGCGAAGTAA
- the rplX gene encoding 50S ribosomal protein L24 — MARKLHIKKGDNVMVIAGDSKGQQGRVLVLDPEKERAIVEGINMVAKHTRPNKDNPKGGIIRKEAPIHLSNLLLVDSKGNATRIRRSKDEKSEKNVRISIKSGEVIK; from the coding sequence ATGGCAAGGAAATTACATATCAAAAAAGGCGACAATGTGATGGTCATTGCAGGCGATTCCAAAGGCCAGCAGGGTAGAGTGCTGGTTCTGGATCCTGAAAAAGAAAGAGCCATCGTGGAAGGCATCAATATGGTTGCCAAGCATACCCGTCCGAACAAGGATAACCCCAAAGGTGGTATCATCCGCAAAGAAGCGCCCATCCATCTCTCAAACCTGCTGCTCGTCGACAGCAAAGGCAATGCCACACGCATCCGGCGCAGCAAGGATGAAAAATCAGAAAAAAACGTACGCATCTCTATTAAATCAGGGGAGGTTATAAAGTAA
- the rpmC gene encoding 50S ribosomal protein L29 has product MKMEVIRELGTEELKERLDEERKQLVRLKLNHAVSPLENPNKIKEYRRTIARMMTELRKREKEANN; this is encoded by the coding sequence ATGAAAATGGAAGTTATCAGAGAGCTCGGTACGGAAGAACTCAAAGAAAGACTGGATGAGGAAAGAAAACAACTGGTCAGGCTGAAGCTGAACCATGCCGTTTCTCCTCTCGAAAATCCTAATAAAATAAAGGAATACAGAAGGACCATTGCCCGGATGATGACCGAACTCAGAAAAAGAGAAAAAGAAGCCAATAATTAG
- the rplN gene encoding 50S ribosomal protein L14 translates to MIQQESRLSVADNSGAKEVLCIRVLGGTAKRYATIGDKIVVTVKNALPSGNIKKGTVIKAVIVRTKKEIRRNDGSYIRFDDNACVLLNNTGEMIGTRIFGPVARELRDKKYMKIVSLAPEVL, encoded by the coding sequence ATGATACAGCAGGAATCAAGATTATCGGTGGCTGATAACAGCGGTGCCAAAGAAGTATTGTGCATCCGGGTACTGGGCGGTACTGCCAAGCGTTATGCCACCATCGGCGACAAGATCGTTGTCACCGTAAAGAATGCCTTACCCTCCGGCAACATTAAGAAAGGCACAGTTATCAAGGCCGTTATCGTAAGAACCAAAAAGGAAATCCGTCGCAACGACGGTTCCTACATCCGTTTCGACGACAATGCCTGCGTTCTGCTGAATAATACCGGAGAAATGATCGGAACTCGTATCTTCGGGCCGGTTGCCAGAGAATTAAGGGATAAAAAATATATGAAGATCGTTTCATTGGCACCTGAAGTGCTTTAA
- the rpsN gene encoding 30S ribosomal protein S14: protein MAKESMKAREVKRAKLVARYAAKRAELKAQGDYIGLQKLPKNASPIRLHNRCKLTGRPKGYMRKFGISRINFREMALQGLIPGVKKASW from the coding sequence ATGGCTAAGGAATCAATGAAGGCAAGGGAAGTGAAAAGGGCTAAACTGGTTGCCAGGTACGCCGCCAAAAGAGCTGAACTCAAAGCTCAGGGTGACTATATCGGGCTGCAAAAACTGCCGAAAAATGCTTCTCCCATTCGTTTACATAACCGTTGCAAATTAACGGGCAGACCGAAAGGTTATATGAGAAAATTCGGTATCTCACGTATCAACTTCAGGGAAATGGCGCTTCAGGGCCTCATTCCCGGTGTTAAAAAAGCTAGCTGGTAA
- the rplR gene encoding 50S ribosomal protein L18 — protein sequence MKKIKDRKEFRRIRIKMRIRKSIHGTTERPRMSVFRSNKQIYVQLIDDLDGKTLVSASSKEKGIVEKEGNKIEQAKLVGQLIAEKAREAGIESVVFDRNGYLYHGRVKSLAEAARQGGLKF from the coding sequence ATGAAGAAGATAAAGGACAGAAAAGAATTCAGAAGGATCAGGATCAAAATGAGGATCCGCAAATCGATTCATGGCACAACAGAAAGGCCAAGGATGAGCGTATTCCGCAGTAATAAGCAGATTTACGTTCAACTCATCGATGATCTTGACGGAAAAACCTTAGTTTCCGCATCGTCTAAAGAAAAGGGGATTGTGGAAAAAGAAGGCAACAAAATTGAACAGGCAAAACTGGTCGGACAACTGATCGCGGAAAAAGCCAGGGAAGCAGGGATCGAATCAGTGGTCTTCGACAGGAACGGATACCTGTATCACGGAAGGGTTAAATCATTAGCAGAAGCCGCAAGACAAGGCGGATTAAAATTCTAA
- the rplP gene encoding 50S ribosomal protein L16, whose protein sequence is KALESAWITGRQIEAARQAVTRHMKREGQIWIRIFPDKPVTKKPAEVRMGKGKGAPEYFVARVTPGRIMFEAEGVPMEIAKEALRLAAQKLPIKTKLIVRRDYVE, encoded by the coding sequence CAAAGCGCTGGAATCTGCCTGGATCACAGGCCGCCAGATAGAAGCTGCCCGTCAGGCCGTTACACGTCATATGAAACGTGAAGGTCAGATCTGGATTCGCATTTTTCCTGATAAACCGGTTACCAAAAAACCTGCGGAAGTCCGTATGGGTAAAGGTAAGGGCGCACCCGAGTATTTTGTGGCAAGGGTAACCCCCGGCAGAATAATGTTCGAAGCCGAAGGCGTTCCCATGGAAATTGCAAAGGAAGCCTTACGTCTTGCCGCACAAAAGCTCCCGATCAAAACAAAATTAATTGTCAGACGCGATTACGTTGAATAA
- the rpsE gene encoding 30S ribosomal protein S5, with translation MSSANVKRVKSSEIEFKDRLVSIKRVTKVTKGGRTFSFSAIVVVGNENGIVGHGLGKAKEVTSAIAKGIDDAKKNLVKVPVLKGTIPHESTGKYSGARVYIQPAAPGTGVIAGGAMRAVMESVGIKDVLAKSKGSSNPHSVVKATIDALTRMKDPYTVSQLRGISMDKVFNG, from the coding sequence ATGTCAAGCGCAAACGTAAAAAGAGTAAAATCAAGCGAAATTGAATTTAAAGACCGCCTGGTCAGCATCAAACGTGTTACCAAGGTCACCAAAGGCGGGCGTACTTTCAGTTTTTCCGCCATAGTAGTGGTGGGCAATGAGAATGGTATTGTTGGTCATGGTCTTGGTAAAGCCAAAGAAGTAACCTCTGCCATTGCCAAAGGTATCGACGATGCCAAGAAGAATCTCGTGAAGGTACCGGTACTTAAAGGTACCATCCCACACGAATCGACAGGCAAATACAGTGGAGCCAGAGTATATATTCAACCTGCTGCACCGGGTACCGGAGTTATCGCTGGTGGTGCCATGCGCGCCGTTATGGAAAGCGTTGGCATCAAGGATGTGCTTGCCAAATCGAAAGGTTCTTCCAACCCGCATAGCGTAGTGAAAGCAACCATCGACGCCCTCACACGCATGAAAGACCCTTATACGGTCTCCCAGCTCAGAGGCATCAGCATGGATAAGGTCTTTAACGGTTAA
- the rplE gene encoding 50S ribosomal protein L5, producing the protein MPRLKTKYKEEIVPALMKEFNFKNVMQVPRLQKISLNQGLGQATADKKLIDTGAEEMSIIAGQLAVPTKSRKDISNFKVRKGMPIGVRVTLRGDRMYEFLDRLVSVAIPRIRDFRGINDKGFDGHGNYSFGVSEQIIFPEIDIDKIGKINGMNITFTTSAKNDKEAFALLREFGLPFKNQKR; encoded by the coding sequence ATTCCAAGACTTAAAACGAAGTATAAGGAGGAGATCGTTCCCGCGTTGATGAAAGAATTCAACTTCAAGAACGTTATGCAGGTCCCGAGACTGCAGAAAATCTCCCTCAACCAGGGTTTGGGTCAGGCTACTGCCGACAAGAAACTCATCGATACCGGTGCAGAGGAAATGTCGATCATTGCAGGTCAACTAGCCGTACCTACAAAATCAAGGAAAGACATATCCAACTTCAAGGTTAGAAAAGGCATGCCGATAGGTGTGCGGGTTACTCTCCGGGGTGACAGGATGTACGAATTCCTCGACCGCCTGGTGTCAGTAGCAATACCCAGGATCAGGGATTTCAGGGGTATTAATGATAAAGGATTCGACGGCCATGGCAATTATTCCTTCGGAGTATCGGAACAGATCATTTTCCCCGAAATCGATATCGACAAGATCGGAAAGATCAATGGGATGAATATCACTTTTACAACATCCGCTAAAAACGACAAGGAAGCTTTTGCCCTCCTCAGAGAATTTGGATTACCGTTTAAAAATCAAAAAAGATAG
- the rpmD gene encoding 50S ribosomal protein L30, which produces MMKKLRIKQVRSAIKRPARQKKTLEALGFRKLNQTIEVTLTPQIEGMIEKVRHLLEIEEIK; this is translated from the coding sequence ATCATGAAGAAACTCAGGATCAAACAAGTAAGAAGTGCCATTAAAAGGCCCGCCAGGCAGAAAAAAACCCTGGAAGCCCTTGGCTTCAGAAAACTCAATCAAACTATTGAAGTAACACTTACTCCCCAGATCGAAGGAATGATTGAGAAGGTAAGACACCTTTTGGAAATTGAAGAAATTAAATAA
- the rplF gene encoding 50S ribosomal protein L6 produces MSRIGKLPITIPQDVEIKISKENIVTVKGKLGELQQAVHPDIKLVVDNGILTLERPSEEKDHKAMHGLYRALLANMIKGVSEGFKIVQEIVGVGYKAQATGQLLEMSLGFSHNVFFQLPPEVKVETLTERGKNPTITLTSYDKQLLGQVAAKIRSLRKPEPYKGKGIRFQGEEVRKKAGKAAAQ; encoded by the coding sequence ATGTCACGTATAGGAAAACTACCGATCACCATCCCCCAGGACGTTGAGATCAAAATCTCAAAAGAAAACATTGTTACCGTCAAGGGAAAACTCGGAGAACTGCAACAGGCAGTACATCCCGACATCAAATTAGTCGTTGATAACGGAATTCTTACCCTGGAAAGGCCTTCCGAAGAAAAAGACCACAAGGCTATGCATGGCCTTTACCGTGCATTGTTGGCCAATATGATCAAGGGTGTATCAGAAGGCTTTAAAATCGTTCAGGAGATAGTAGGTGTGGGATATAAAGCACAGGCAACAGGTCAACTCCTGGAAATGTCGCTTGGTTTTTCACACAACGTTTTCTTCCAGCTTCCTCCGGAAGTTAAGGTGGAAACACTCACCGAAAGAGGGAAAAACCCAACCATTACATTGACATCGTATGACAAGCAACTGCTGGGACAGGTAGCCGCCAAGATACGTTCCCTCAGGAAACCCGAACCTTATAAAGGCAAAGGAATCCGATTCCAGGGTGAAGAAGTCAGGAAAAAAGCAGGTAAGGCTGCTGCTCAGTAA
- the rpsH gene encoding 30S ribosomal protein S8 has protein sequence MITDPISDYLTRIRNAMMAGHRVVEIPASNIKKDITKILFEKGYILNYKFEDDGVQGTIKIALKYHPVTKQPAISRLERISKPGLRKYVNADKLPRVLNGLGIAIISSSQGVITDKEARKNNVGGEILCYVS, from the coding sequence ATGATCACAGACCCAATTTCAGATTATTTGACCAGAATCAGGAATGCCATGATGGCCGGCCACAGAGTAGTGGAAATTCCTGCATCAAATATTAAAAAAGATATCACGAAAATATTGTTCGAGAAAGGGTATATCCTGAACTATAAGTTCGAGGATGACGGGGTTCAGGGAACCATAAAAATCGCCCTGAAATACCATCCCGTAACCAAACAACCTGCTATCAGCAGACTTGAACGGATCAGCAAACCCGGCCTCAGAAAATATGTCAATGCCGATAAATTGCCCAGAGTCTTGAACGGTCTCGGTATTGCCATTATCTCCTCTTCCCAGGGTGTGATAACCGATAAGGAAGCCAGGAAGAACAATGTAGGCGGTGAAATTTTATGTTACGTTAGTTAA